One Glycine max cultivar Williams 82 chromosome 1, Glycine_max_v4.0, whole genome shotgun sequence genomic window, tgaagaaaaaagcTGAAACCGTCAGAGTGTCCCTTACTTTagctttttatttcaaaatccaACATTACAGTAACTGTCTTCCTCACGACACCAACCAAACTAACCCCACTTTCTATCCTTTCCTTTCCCCTTCATAAAAACAAACACCCAACAAAAGCATCCAATCCACACACACCACAGTCCCATCCCATGGCCATAGCCATGCCTGAgtcgtcttcttcttcttcttcttccacaaCCAAACGCcaaaaacaagaacaacatATTCATCAACAAGAAGAACAACCTTTGATCCCAGGTCTCCCTGACCACATAGCCCAATTATGTCTCTCATCCATCAACCCTTGTTTGTTATTCTCAATCTCCCACTCTTGGCGCCGTCTCATATACTCCCCTTCTttccctccctttttttctctctacgCCATTCTCTCCCACTCCCACTCTTCCGCCGTCATCCAGTTCCACACCTTCGATCCCATCTCCGCCACGTGGCTCCCCCTCCCTCCCCACCCACCCCTCCACCACCTTCTCCTCCGCCGCCACCCCTCCTTCCTCTCCCGCAACCTCTCCGTCCAGTCCGTCTCCGCCGCTAACCGCCTCGTCCTCCTCGCCGCCACCACCCACAACCTCTCCCCGGCCCTCCCCCGCCCCTTGATCTTCCACCCCCTCACCAAAACCTGGTCCTTTGGCCCCACCCTCTCCACCCCCCGCCGCTGGTGCGCCCTCGGCTCCCTCGGCCCCACCGTCTACGTCGCCAGCGGCATCGGCTCCCACTTCTCCATCCACGTCGCGCGCTCCCTCCAAAAGTGGAACCTCCAAAACCCTAACGCCGTTTGGGAAAAGAAAACGGAGCTCAAGGACGGGAGGTTCAGCAGAGAAGCCATCGACGCCGTGGGGTGGAAGCAGAAACTCTGCATGGTCAACGTCAAGGGCGACGCCGCGAAAGAAGGGGTTGTGTATGACGTGGCGGAGGATGCTTGGAAGGAGATGCCGGAGGGGATGTTACACGGTTGGAGAGGACCCGTTGCGGCCATGGAAGAGGAAGTGATGTACGTTGTGGACGAAGCGAAAGGTGTTCTCAGAAGATACGTGGAAGAAGAAGACTCGTGGGAAGAGATTCTCGAGAACGAGAGACTCAAAGGAGCTGAAAAAATTGTTGCTTGGAGAGGGAAGTTGTGCGTCGTTTCGGCTTCTTCCGGGATCTCCGTCGTCGATGTCGCTGCGCCGTCGCCGCGGATTTGGTCGGTTCGGCTGCCGGAAGGGTTCGAGCCGGTGACTGTTCACATCTTGCCCCGGATACCGGCCGGTGTATGACTGTCTGGGATACTAATCTTACCTTACTCAATTTTACCTTACTCAAATATCATGGTGAAGAAGTATTATCATCAATCATATTCTAACCCTAAATTACATGTTTAAGACATTTGAAATTGAATCCAATACtcgaattaattatttattgctgattttttaaaattttttttgtaagaaagtaaaatacaaaattaaatgagaaGAATCTAGTACTCTtcctttactttttatttttcaaaataaaaatgttttttgttgTGAGTTTGTTGTTTGGACTTTGAATAAACGACACGGtttggtttatttattttgcttgtTATGTGGGAAGGGTGGGTTGTCGTAGGGACTTTAGAGCTGAAAGTGAAAATTTGTCCGTAACGGTGGTGAGATTTTTCCCCTTCTTTTTTCAGTTTTAGGGCAAAATAGTGTGGTGTGGAAATGCCTAAAATGGGAGGAATATAATGACGAGGTTGGCATTGGGAGGTGCTAATTTAAATGAAATCTTGTTGCTTTGTTGACTGGCCAATGCGATGTGGATGAAGGGCATATAGGTGGGGAAGGATTCACGTGGCTATTGGAGATGAGTGGTGTATAGAAGAGATTTATTGGATGCTTAACCTTATGAGTGATGGAGAAGGGTTTTGTTTGGAGACCAAATTATGTTGCCTGTTTCAACGGATAGATGTGAATTGATGGTGCAAATTGCCTACTCATTCCCTACcgttttcaactttcaactcatCTTTTTGTTCAAGATCTTGCTTGTACGGTGATATACACTTCATTCACTGTAAAACAGTGAGAAACAAACAATATAGATGGGTATCTATCTGAGGCAGAATTCAACTAAAATTTTTAGCCATTTTtagtaagtttttttatttattggcacgtaaaaattaaaagtacttattaatttttatttcaatgttaGAATGTATCtaaaattctaaatttatttttaatagatctcattttatctctatttataattattttttcactcattcaaattaaagaaatttatttgctttaattttttcatttctattcattttatcctatttctttattttattattttctctttatttcacatttaattcaaataagAGAAATGCTAGTAGCACACTCTTATAGACACACTTTTTTCTATTAGTAAAATCTATTAAAAGCTATAAAACTTTGTGAGTGCCCGGTCTTATTTAATAATCCTCTctcttaattttatagtttttaatgaattttaatcaATGAAAGAAACGTATTGATAGAGTTGGTTAAGTAGTTAATCCTTGAACTCCTTTTCAAatcattaattttcaaatacaaatttatttattttttaactttattcatattttttgttttacttatataatatcaaaagattaaaatgaataagaaatacatttaaataaaaatatataatatatgcactagaagtttttttttattctcattcttcaattataatttttgaatttgataaatttgttgactttgtataatttcaataaaaattgtacccaataaaatttctattggttgatattttttttgttacagttTTGGTTGGTAATATAAAACACTTTACATTGCTATGGtcaattaaattatcaaaataaactaaaaaatttaaaagtaaaaaatatgttaaaacgGACTCAATTATTGAACAGATCAAATAGGACAAAAGTTgccttttagatttttttattcattacaaGTTGAATTGCATTTTGCATCACTAAAATGTATGACTTTTTTAATGATACTATTGGGTGTGTCTCTCTCAACATGAAGGatatttatttcttagtttgatGAAGTTTGGAGTCCTACCAATGGATCAACTCCGAGAGCCAATTTGGATTGAAACGGTGTAAGAGAGTGTTTGTTTCTGCGTCAAACACCCAAAGAGGCACGTATGTGATGCGAAAATGTGAAGTATTTATTTCAAGCTTCCGCGTTAAAATGTAAAActgaattgattttggattgagATAATGCACAGTCAAACATGCACTAAGACATTGGTAATTATTATATTACAAATCAATTTTTGATGGAGGATTGGATTCTTTTCGTTGTTTGTCAAAAATTGACTTTAATATATTGGTATCACGGAATCAATTCAACGATCAAATACGCCAAAGCCCAAAAAAcgagtttttaatattttatatttgagtattattaataatattttgataaattcttttaatattgtataaaacagaaataaatgaaaatatatgtgtatttcttatcttaaaatataaaacttatttaacattttccatctaataaataaaaaaattagtcaagaaatattattatagattttaaattattttttatatttataatatttttttttgcacctctacattgtaaaattaataatttgggGGCTGCCATCGTAAGGTCGTAGCTGTTTAAGTTGACCGTCACATATAACATTTATTATCAGCTCGTTGACAAATTTaggtaatttaattaaatttgaaaacgaAACTcgattaaattatttgatttttttttcaagtttagtGATGTTTGAAAAATTCTTAGTTGTTACAAAGGTATTTACAATTATAccaaaagatttaatttaattgattgaacatgatggataaatattttaaattttttgatattgtgtttgattgttgtgaataaaaaaagtgattcgcagatatttaaaatttataaagcaTGCATTTGACTggttgttctttttttatacaaattaaaggatactttaaattaaaattcaaaatcatttatgtttaaaatagaACCTGTTTAATAACATTAGTTTAAAATCTcgtaaaactaaatttttatttatttgtttatctatttgatttagaaaaaataaatgaaaggaaaaaaaagagaaaataaaaaaaagtataaagtaCAATAATTTGTGGGTTGGTTGGTATCAAAGAATGAGAGGAAAGAATattgatatatttataaaataacataaaaaattaaaatacactttaagttctttatattttagattaCATTTGGTTTGCtactttatgttttaaaaaatatactttagttatttatgttattaaaataagttaaaatgatcttttcaaaataataatctttttttattttgcgaCTAGATTTTAAACAAATTAGAATATATTGTTATTCACATAGTCATTGATGCAATTGGTAAAGTTGAGCAAAATTGCTCCAAAGTTTATCACATTTTGTGATGCTACCCAAAACTTGTTTGAGTCTCTTTCTACTTGTTACGAAAGATACACTCTTTTCCTTGACATTTAAAATCTTTTGCCTTCAAAACACTTTGATAACCGAGATGAATCTTCACTTATACACGATGAATTTAGTTGTCTTTGTTTCCCTTTTGACCCAACTCCTTTTGGTCCACTTGCCTCATCTTTTTGTGATTCGTTTTGAACTTCACTTATACACTTATGTGGTTGTGCCTCCACTTTAAGCCTTTTTATCAAGTTGTGGAATGTTAAAATTATCTCtttaaaaattgattgattTATAAGAAAGTGACttatctaattatataaatatttatcataagcCGATGTGAGACTCTATGAAACATTTGCACTATTCTACAAAATCAAATACCAAAAGTTTGTGAAACttctataataatatattaggaTTGTTAAAATGGAATGTCAACACATAAATAACGAGAATTCCATACCTTGATGTGAAATTGACAGGCACTTTCTCTCCACCTCCAAAATCTTTTCTATTCACATTCATTATTTTCCTCTTACGGCTTAAATTCCTTAACGTAGGTTTCCTTTCCTGTGTCTTTCCAAATCCCAACTTCAAATATTGTTTTTCCCCTTTTGCCTTATCTACTATGTACAGAGGAAGAAGGCAAATATCCCACACGTGCCTGGCATGTGAGCTCTCAATTCCATGCTTTGCTTTTTTTCTACTCTAGCTAGCAAGCCACAAAGGCTTCACATTATTCCCCGTCAATTTCTGCTTTGTGACATCATTGGTTTTGGATTACCATGTTACAGTTGTGAAATGTCTATtaactttaataaataatttttgctGACAAACTTAACTGTTTATTTttcatgagttttttttattctagttatatttttttcatcaaaaaaatttagatatgataattaaatgatttgaaTTCAATATCACttaaatcaatataatattcataaattatgTTCAATTTGATTCTTAATTTTACAAACTACTTTTAGCAAGGAACAATTTGACTATTAATATGGAGaactatttttccttttaacaaGTAGTATTGATAAaagattaagaaatatttaataaatctcatttaatattttttaattcttttagaaaataaatattaaatttttatattttaatataataaatatttttcaataacaatttttgtttttttttatttcctgaaCTAGTACATTAAgatcatttaaaaatttgtacATAATTTATTTCTACAAAACACTATCAAGCATAGCTTCCTCGCCTTGCTTCATTCGTCACAAATTTGTCGTCACATTGCAATAGAGGTGAACCTCTCTAGCGATCGATGACCTTATTAGGTGTGACCCACTAATTTCATAGATCCTACCATATAAggctattttcttttctctgtttttgagTGTGACACACACCATGTATTTCAATTCGTTGCACCTACAATTTTCTAAGCCTTTGCTGCTGATATACGTTACCTTTCCCTACTTAGATCCATATACTTTCAAATGGTCTTACATTGATTGAGTTGAGAAGCTACTTTTTGCCTTAATTCGTTTTTCATATGGTCCTCCAATTGTGGcatggattttgaaaataactaaaataagacTGGGGCAGGGTGGGCATACCATAATGGCACCACAACTACCGGTGCCTAGCCATAGTAAGGGAAAAAAAAGTAGACCTTTATGCCTTTTCGGTGGCGTTTCACAGTCATGAAAAAGGCACAatagagggggggggggggggggggggggtgtagGGAAtcaaatctatttttaattcaattcaatGTAAACTGATTTgggttttagatttttaatggGAGTTGATTATGGGTtcttaaatttaacaattagttaaccctaaaaaaaacaattagttCTTATGTAGTTTTATTAGTAGAgcaattaattgattttatagTTCTTGTATAAGAATGATTGTTTATATAAGTAATGCTTTTAACGGCTTCTAAGAATTGTGAGACAATTATAGAACTCATTACATCATCTAaggaaaaaattgttaaaaattctTATTCTATGTTTGGtatcaaagaaagaaataaggtaaatgaaaataagaaatgggagaaaagataaatagataggaaataaaatgatttttttagttgtttgatTTGAGAAAGATAGaagtaaaattgaaaagaaataatacTGAGTTTGTTTGGTTTAGTATGGAAGGagtgaagagaaataaaagtacTTGAGATGCAAAAGTCCATTGTTATTGATAGacaattgataatgtaaaattatatagtGGGCAAGAGTTAATAtcttaaaacataataaatataagaCACTCAACCCTATTGCATAACTACTCAATCCTAAATGGTAATTGATACGGGAAGTTCATGATGTGATCATTAACAACCCATTTAACCAATCGATGATCAGGCATTCATAATCTATTATCAATTTTAAAGAATCAATTAttagcataaaaaattaattatgaaaatcaaTTATCCGCATCATGTCAACAATATAGTTAATCAGTTATGAAAAGGATAAATCAAAGTCAATAGTATTATAGGAGCATTTATCTAGGTGGATCAAATTGGAGCAATTGAGAGTGGAATGGATGAAACTAGTGAAGAAAGAATAGGGTTTTTTAGGTAGTAAAAACTGATAGCGATGTTGTAAGCTATTTTCTTACTATTTCTCACCACtataacgttttttttttttttacgtgagACTCACcactttttaattttctgcTTACTAATTCATCTCCATTCCCAACCAAACAACTCCAATATTtaaattcctttttattttcagtctcTCCTCTCAATTTCACCTATTTCACATCTAGCAAACAAATTGGTAAGACAAATAAAACTTttacaacaaattatacaacAAAATTTACAACCATGCGAGATGTTTAAAGTGTAATAAATCATGTGATAGATAcacaaaatgttaataaataacTTAAGAATTATTGTACTGTATAAgtgttaaatataatatcattttatggTCGGCCAAGAGTAAGTTAAACAATACTCTATCATTGGAGatgcttttaaatttaaatttttttatggcaGTAAATGAATTTAGGGTACAGATTTCTTAATTAGCCCTTGTTGTCGAGATATGCGTTAACCTTTACACAAATCCATATACTGCAATGGTCTTTAATTGAGTTGAGAAGCTACTTTTTGCCTTAATTCATTTTTCATGAAGTCCTCAGATTGTGGcatggattttgaaaataagactTAGGGAGGGGTGGCGATACTATAATGGCAGCACAACCCTAGTCATAGCCCATACGAAAAAAGTAGATCTTTTTTGGTGGTGTTTCACATACATGTAGAAGGCACATGATGCATAATCAAAGGAGGGGTGCATGGAATCAAATcgatttttaaatcaatttaataagaAGCAATTTAAGTCATAGCATTTTCGATAAGAGTTGGTTATAGGTTATTAAACTTAAGAACCATTTTATTAGTTGCTAGTTGCTAAAAATAAGTGTTCTGTGACCGTCAATTGAGTAAGTTTTGATAGCTAAAAACAGTCACAAATGACTTTTctgacaattaaaataaaaaatattagtaacacatttattttaattacttaaaatttataaaaattataaaataataagagaataattaaatatgatgtgtgaaccataaaatttattattttcaataaatttcaaccaataaaaaaatatgtaaaaaaatatgtttctaatatttttccttaattaaaatGACTGTTAGAACCGATGtaactaaacatatatatatgggAGGTTTAATCCGTACAAAGTGGTTTCATTCATCAAttcatcaaaaccaaaatttgataaataatgtTTCGGCTTAAATAAAGGAATCTGGCAATACAGTAAGTTTTTCActaattcaaaacttttttttttccatttgctTACCAGTGGGACTATTTGGCTAATGAAATTGGTGAGTAAAAGTCCAACGCCATATTTGGTCAATATTCTTTCCCAATTATCCTCCATTTGGTGTCAAAACAAAATGAGTCCATAAAATCCAAATAGATATGCACTGGTTTTTTATGAATCTCAGAAGGCAGAACTACTTTCCAATCTACTCTTATAGAATTATAAGCTAAATATTACATAGTTGTTGCTGCTATATATTTCTCATAGTTCAAATGTGGTAAATTGGTAATGACAGAACAAGAGCAACTAAGAACGCAATTGCGGACCGATATTTAAAACCATAGTTCCATGCTTATTCCCACTAGTACATAAATCATATCTTGATCTGGAATCTTAAGAATTCagataaaataatcaaacaattaacaaatatataGTTAAATCAGTAAAGTCAGTTTATTAATATTCctataaatttcttttcttttgtagttATTATTGAAAACTTACTTTCACAAAAGGCTAAGAGCTCTGTTCTTAAAAACTTTAGTTCCATCTGGGCAATAAGAAGGAAGTACCCACTTCCTGTAAATAGAAAATAAGCGGGAAAATATGCTTCAAtttgataacaaaataaatttgactAAAGAGAATTAAGAGTTTAATTATGGATATACAGCTGTAAATGTTTCAAGTGATTATAAACTGTTCTGTATAATTATATGCACTTAACAAAAAATGTTTCAAGTAATTTTTCATCATTCTGCTCAACCCAACTGTAAAtatcaaacaaagaaaaaatgagataacaagagagtaaaaactaattaacactGTAGCAATGGTACTAAGAGGAAAATATaggtatttaattatatatgtatacacACCTTACATAGTCAACTTTGGCccgatttgattttttttctttcaataaacacttataagaaaataaaataaaaaggtattaaagaaattaaatgaaataagtttTACAAATTAACTTACGTATCAAATAATTCAACTTATaagaaaaacttatttcattttatgttattttcttacTTTCTTTCCTTAAGAAGTTTTTCTATACAAAGGACCTAGAGTTTATCATATGACCACAGTTGGTGACATTCGGAGTATATGGTTCTGACAGAGTTTGTTACGAATAGAAACTAAGCTAGTTATGCTAAACTACATTAACAAGTATTTCATAATTCTTCTCTGTTATTTTCATTCACTTAgtgtttatttatacatataattgtTTGTCTGCTAGTGAGAATATTTGCCTAACAGAATTGCACTATTGCATAACATTAcgtaattaattttgttatgacCTACGTGAGGTTGCTAAAATGGCCTATGTGCTGCTAGGTGTGCTGATTGTCCTTGTTGTTACTAACAATACCCACCGCTAGAAAaccaaccttgtcctcaaggttgggCAATTAAAAACAAGCAAAAAATAGGGGTGAGTTTAGGAAATAAAAGGTACGTAAGTGAAGTGACTTTGTTGGTGGGCTGGTTTGGGCCTAACAATAAGAATGTCTAAAGTAGTGTGTGTGATCCGTGGGGAGGAGCAGTCAAGGAATGTGTGAACCAAGGTTGCGGAGATGATGGTGGTGGATGTGGCGGCGGTCGATGACGCCGATGACGAATGGAGCAAAGCGGAGTCTCAATAGCGAAGAGAATCCAAATCCAACGCGAACGAATTCGGTGCGTGACAGCAGCATCCTCGAGTAGGAAGATGTCATTGTCATAGGGGATCTTGCGGTAACGACGGGGGTTGGTGCGGAGCGGCAG contains:
- the LOC100812086 gene encoding F-box/kelch-repeat protein SKIP25 gives rise to the protein MAIAMPESSSSSSSSTTKRQKQEQHIHQQEEQPLIPGLPDHIAQLCLSSINPCLLFSISHSWRRLIYSPSFPPFFSLYAILSHSHSSAVIQFHTFDPISATWLPLPPHPPLHHLLLRRHPSFLSRNLSVQSVSAANRLVLLAATTHNLSPALPRPLIFHPLTKTWSFGPTLSTPRRWCALGSLGPTVYVASGIGSHFSIHVARSLQKWNLQNPNAVWEKKTELKDGRFSREAIDAVGWKQKLCMVNVKGDAAKEGVVYDVAEDAWKEMPEGMLHGWRGPVAAMEEEVMYVVDEAKGVLRRYVEEEDSWEEILENERLKGAEKIVAWRGKLCVVSASSGISVVDVAAPSPRIWSVRLPEGFEPVTVHILPRIPAGF